In Ruminococcaceae bacterium BL-6, a genomic segment contains:
- a CDS encoding Flagellar biosynthesis protein FliO: protein MEYWSLVVSLVAVAAVLFLCFLFSRFVAKKVSHYSNSPNIQVLERVPFSQDKGLAIARICGKYYLIGFSTSRIEILRELPAEEIQKEQPVFPENFSAIFSSVMKNGWGVRAFDKFGKKSGADGEDGGQKKKNP from the coding sequence CGCGGTTGCTGCGGTGCTTTTTTTATGCTTTCTGTTCAGCAGGTTTGTCGCAAAAAAAGTCAGCCACTATTCCAACTCGCCGAACATTCAGGTTTTGGAGCGGGTCCCCTTTTCCCAGGATAAGGGGCTCGCGATCGCAAGGATCTGCGGGAAATATTATCTGATCGGGTTTTCCACCAGCAGAATCGAGATCCTTCGGGAGCTGCCTGCGGAGGAGATTCAAAAGGAGCAGCCGGTTTTCCCGGAAAATTTTTCGGCAATCTTCAGTTCGGTGATGAAAAACGGATGGGGTGTGAGGGCGTTTGACAAATTTGGAAAAAAGTCCGGAGCAGACGGAGAAGACGGCGGGCAAAAGAAGAAAAACCCATAA
- the fliP gene encoding Flagellar biosynthetic protein FliP, whose translation MEKSPEQTEKTAGKRRKTHKKLVSLVLLSLVLMFLLPMKASAAVVDINGKSADTLQIIEMFTLLALTPSILIMTTCFTRIIIVLSFLRNALGLQQTPPNQVIIAIALFLTVFIMSPVLNRINTEAYQPYKEEKITQEEFLQKASVPMKEFMLKQTRKDDLNLFLDLSKSEKIASAKDAPLTVVIPAFMTSELRRAFLIGFLIFIPFLIIDMVVSSVLMSMGMIMLPPAMISLPFKLLLFILVDGWGLLFKTLVAGFNM comes from the coding sequence TTGGAAAAAAGTCCGGAGCAGACGGAGAAGACGGCGGGCAAAAGAAGAAAAACCCATAAAAAACTCGTGTCGCTTGTCCTTCTGTCGCTTGTCCTGATGTTTCTTCTTCCGATGAAAGCGTCCGCCGCCGTGGTCGATATCAATGGAAAAAGCGCGGACACGCTTCAGATCATCGAAATGTTCACGCTTCTGGCGCTGACGCCGTCGATCCTGATCATGACGACGTGCTTTACCAGAATCATCATCGTCCTTTCGTTTCTCCGCAACGCGCTGGGGCTTCAGCAGACGCCGCCGAACCAGGTGATCATCGCCATCGCCCTGTTCCTCACCGTGTTCATCATGTCGCCCGTCCTGAACCGGATCAACACTGAGGCGTACCAGCCTTATAAAGAGGAGAAGATCACGCAGGAGGAGTTCCTTCAGAAAGCCTCGGTGCCGATGAAGGAGTTCATGCTCAAGCAGACCAGAAAGGATGACCTGAACCTGTTCCTCGACCTTTCCAAATCGGAAAAGATCGCTTCGGCAAAGGATGCCCCGCTCACCGTGGTGATCCCGGCGTTCATGACGAGCGAGCTGAGGCGGGCGTTCCTGATCGGCTTTCTGATCTTCATTCCTTTTCTGATCATCGACATGGTGGTGTCCAGCGTCCTGATGTCCATGGGCATGATCATGCTGCCCCCGGCCATGATTTCCCTGCCGTTCAAGCTTCTGCTGTTCATTCTGGTGGATGGATGGGGGCTTTTGTTCAAGACTCTGGTGGCCGGATTCAACATGTGA